In the Drosophila ananassae strain 14024-0371.13 chromosome Y unlocalized genomic scaffold, ASM1763931v2 tig00000087, whole genome shotgun sequence genome, one interval contains:
- the LOC123258151 gene encoding uncharacterized protein LOC123258151 — protein MANNDTSQDDSDVFTRGSDVVINRVAVKIPPFWTEHPELWLSQIEAQFVLAGITTDDTIFNTILASIEAPVLARIADAIVNQPGTGKYENLKSCILERFCESEQKKIQKLISETDLGDKRPTQLLNELNALAANKVDETFLKALWLQRLPTQVQAILQASDACLADLDKLADKVMEVGDIHHIRTVDAKSAPHSSTVFDERLDRIEQQINALFKNRYRKNSSSTLTDRNSVPTSGLCWYHSKFGNAAKKCRQPCSYHNTIARLAINDNYSKTQFLIDTGADISVKQPCRIAKTMLTPKLLFAANVTKIQTYGEKHITVSLGLRRNFVWTFVLADVNCAIIGADFLQPFDLLVDVKRRKLIDRATLYESTYLAPQRKINAILSYDTSNARLLHEYRDLATINSNRLPEESDVTHPPSHARARRLAPDKLKEHRALSNVTVPDRYTIPYILDVTSIVHGKKIFSKIDLQKAYHQNPVEPQDIPKTAIITPFGLFEFLFMTFGLRNAVQTFRRHINNVIQDLDFVFAYIDDVLIASESEEQHETHLRTTLDRLTAAHLTVNFEKTQFAKSQLTFLGHDISQLGLKPSEAIVEAIRL, from the coding sequence ATGGCAAACAACGACACATCACAAGACGACTCCGACGTCTTTACTCGCGGTTCCGACGTAGTTATTAACCGCGTGGCGGTTAAAATTCCGCCCTTTTGGACCGAGCACCCAGAATTATGGCTGTCGCAAATCGAAGCCCAATTCGTTCTGGCAGGAATAACTACAGACGACACGATATTCAACACGATCCTGGCGTCAATCGAAGCACCGGTACTGGCCCGAATTGCCGACGCCATCGTCAACCAACCAGGCACAGGCAAGTACGAAAACTTAAAGTCGTGCATTTTGGAACGCTTCTGCGAAAGCGAGCAGAAGAAAATCCAGAAGTTGATTTCGGAGACTGACCTTGGTGACAAGCGCCCCACACAACTGCTCAACGAGTTAAACGCACTCGCCGCAAACAAAGTTGACGAAACTTTCTTAAAAGCACTGTGGCTGCAGCGCCTACCAACACAAGTGCAAGCGATCTTGCAAGCATCGGACGCCTGCCTAGCAGATTTAGATAAGTTGGCAGATAAAGTCATGGAAGTCGGCGATATTCATCATATACGCACCGTTGACGCCAAATCGGCGCCACACAGCAGCACCGTTTTCGACGAACGTCTAGACCGCATCGAGCAACAAATCAACGCGCTGTTCAAAAACCGTTACCGCAAGAACAGTTCATCCACATTAACGGATCGCAACAGCGTCCCGACTTCAGGCTTGTGTTGGTACCACAGCAAATTTGGCAACGCCGCCAAGAAATGTCGCCAACCGTGCTCGTACCACAACACAATTGCCCGCCTCGCCATCAACGACAATTACTCCAAAACTCAATTTCTCATAGACACCGGCGCCGACATTTCAGTGAAGCAACCCTGCAGAATCGCAAAAACTATGCTCACTCCAAAGCTTCTTTTCGCCGCCAATGTTACGAAGATACAAACCTATGGAGAAAAACACATAACAGTGTCGCTGGGATTGAGACGAAACTTCGTTTGGACCTTCGTATTAGCTGACGTCAACTGCGCTATCATTGGAGCTGATTTCCTTCAACCTTTCGACTTACTCGTCGATGTGAAACGACGCAAACTCATCGATCGAGCTACGCTGTACGAATCAACATATCTCGCGCCTCAACGTAAAATCAACGCGATTTTATCCTACGACACGAGCAACGCAAGGTTGCTTCACGAATACCGCGATCTCGCAACGATCAACTCGAACCGGCTGCCAGAAGAGTCCGACGTAACGCACCCGCCTTCTCACGCCCGCGCCCGACGACTAGCGCCCGACAAACTCAAAGAGCACAGAGCACTAAGCAACGTAACAGTGCCGGATCGATACACTATTCCGTACATACTGGATGTAACAAGCATCGTACAcggtaaaaagatattttcaaaaatcgacctGCAAAAAGCATATCACCAGAACCCTGTCGAACCGCAAGATATTCCCAAAACAGCAATTATCACGCCTTTTGGGCTATTCGAATTCTTGTTCATGACATTCGGCTTACGCAACGCAGTGCAAACTTTTAGGCGTCACATAAACAATGTAATACAGGATCTCGACTTTGTTTTCGCATACATCGACGACGTTCTAATCGCTTCAGAATCCGAGGAGCAGCACGAGACACACCTCCGTACTACCCTTGACCGCCTCACCGCGGCACATCTCACCGTGAACTTTGAGAAAACCCAATTCGCTAAATCACAACTCACGTTCCTTGGACATGACATCAGCCAGCTCGGTTTGAAACCATCCGAAGCCATAGTGGAAGCCATTCGCTTATAg
- the LOC26514092 gene encoding uncharacterized protein LOC26514092, with protein MLLVGLQECLNDSALLSDLVAKLPSDLKLNGGRHRLVAVGGNLATFTTFLFGVVMCTTMVTPFGHLAKYKNIILRERDRLAGEVVDLEKRLATNRYYSENLEYIIRNNEDAMSKMASRAKFAEGERLNVESKLRALMKTMEEQKEAHGKTMIKLDIANRDLTETTRKLVQKISDYDRQRVHLDKYRSEVNALNKAMHKYEDEISDLTKNQKNNEEIIKHLRLIEKEKSNAVSQLTGKLKKSIEDQNNATTRMYKLNRKVMILNSEILRLK; from the exons ATGCTTTTAGTGGGGCTACAGGAATGCCTAAATGACTCAGCGCTATTGAGTGATCTGGTTGCTAAGCTGCCCAGTGATCTGAAGCTGAACGGGGGAAGACATCGTTTAGTAGCAGTTGGGGGCAATCTAGCTACCTTCACCACCTTCCTCTTTGGTGTAGTAATGTGCACTACAATGGTAACGCC GTTTGGACACCTAgctaaatataaaaacattaTACTCAGAGAACGTGACCGACTGGCAGGTGAAGTTGTGGACTTAGAAAAACGATTGGCAACAAATCGTTATTACTCAGAGAACTTAGAATATATTATTCGCAACAATGAAGATGCCATGAGTAAAATGGCCTCGCGGGCCAAATTCGCAGAGGGAGAACGTTTAAACGTTGAATCGAAACTGCGTGCTCTTATGAAAACTATGGAAGAACAAAAAGAGGCTCATGGTAAAACGATGATTAAGCTTGATATTGCTAATCGAGATCTAACCGAGACCACAAGAAAACTAGTTCAAAAAATTTCAGACTACGACCGGCAGAGAGTACATTTAGATAAATATCGAAGTGAAGTTAATGCCTTAAATAAAGCAATGCATAAATATGAAGATGAAATCTCCGACTTAACtaaaaatcagaaaaacaATGAGGaaattattaaacatttaaGGTTGATCGAAAAGGAGAAATCCAATGCAGTTAGCCAATTAACGGGAAAGTTGAAAAAATCCATCGAAGACCAAAATAATGCGACAACCCGTATGTACAAATTAAACCGAAAAGTTATGATTCTAAATAGTGAAATATTGAGACTGAAGTGA